Proteins from a single region of Hymenobacter aquaticus:
- the groES gene encoding co-chaperone GroES: protein MSLSMKPLADRVIIAPAAAEEKTKSGIIIPDTAKEKPQRGEVVAVGEGKVADSGTLIQPQVKVGDQVLYGKYAGTEITVDGQDYLIMRESDIFAVL, encoded by the coding sequence ATGTCACTAAGCATGAAACCGCTGGCTGACCGCGTCATCATTGCACCGGCTGCTGCTGAGGAAAAAACCAAATCGGGCATCATCATCCCCGATACAGCAAAAGAAAAGCCCCAGCGTGGCGAAGTAGTGGCTGTAGGCGAAGGCAAAGTGGCCGACAGCGGCACGCTGATCCAGCCCCAGGTGAAAGTGGGCGACCAGGTGCTATATGGCAAATACGCCGGTACGGAAATCACCGTGGATGGCCAGGACTACCTGATCATGCGCGAGTCGGACATTTTCGCCGTCCTGTAA
- the secG gene encoding preprotein translocase subunit SecG — translation MYYALIGLILFVCLLLALVVLAQNPKGGGLSSQFGSGGAANLMGVKRTGDLLERLTWGFAIGMMVLTLGTHVLNGTSDAAGPVRSVNQQRALEAKLPTAPATPAPAAPGAPAPAPAAAPAAAPAQQPATTPAQ, via the coding sequence ATGTATTACGCTCTCATTGGCCTGATTCTCTTCGTATGCTTGCTGCTGGCGCTGGTAGTGCTGGCCCAAAACCCCAAAGGTGGTGGACTGTCGAGCCAGTTTGGCTCGGGCGGCGCGGCCAACCTGATGGGCGTAAAACGGACCGGTGATTTGCTGGAGCGCCTCACCTGGGGCTTTGCCATCGGTATGATGGTCCTGACCCTGGGCACCCACGTGCTGAATGGCACCTCGGACGCCGCCGGCCCGGTTCGCAGCGTCAACCAGCAGCGCGCTCTGGAAGCCAAGCTGCCCACGGCCCCGGCTACGCCTGCCCCGGCCGCTCCCGGCGCTCCGGCTCCGGCTCCGGCCGCTGCTCCCGCCGCCGCTCCAGCTCAGCAGCCCGCCACCACACCGGCTCAGTAG